ccgaatttactcgaattcatgataattggtagggatattgaggagctatcccatcggaaaaaaatagccgaacgtcACGCTTTTCAGGGCACCAAGAGCATAGCgctcgacgactttttgagcacaaTCTTGTCCATCTGACAAAAGCAAGTCAtcggaaacccagcccacagagtgatagtaaaaAATCTCACAgctcctgaaattgggagagggaaaacatgatcccagcggaagccggaTGCGATTATCCATGCCtatgttatctctttctactagcactctgtgggctgggtttcaaaCCTCCTTCCGTCGGGCTGACAACGAttacgctcaaaaagtcgtcgagaGCTATGCTCTTGGTGCCCCAAAAAGCATggcgatgttcggctattttttccggtgggatagctcctcaatatccctgccaattatcatgaattcgagtaaattcggcacgctcttcacattggtggggtaaaaaagtgctctttacttggcaaatttcagagttcagtttgCAAAAAAATTACATAATAGATCTCATGTTACATGACATTAACAtcgggaggtggcaaaaacctaaaaagaacaaatgccgttgaccgcatgaatCTAGGTGGCATAGCCttttttataattcaatgagacgttttctgggacaccctgtatataaaacAAGGAACTGAAGGACACCAAGTATTCACTTATGCAATTTTCAGTCTATTGGCTGATATTGCCCACAAAAGCACATTTGCAATCAACGTTACCACACAAGACACCATGTCATGGCTGTAACACTCCCCTGGTTAGAAAAGGCCTCCAACACAGATTCATATGCATAAACATCTAGAAGGGGGGGGCTTGCTCCGTTGGAAAGGTCTGCGATGTTTTGTGTGTAGTCGATTTATTTTGTTAACTAAGTAATTATgaaattaattacattaataTAAACATATACCAAACTATAATGCCAAAACACTGCATGAAATTGCTTAACAGAGCCGTAGCGAAAGGGGCGCGGGAAGGGCAGTCGCCCCGGGCGCCCTcaccagagagggcgccgaacggcaggccctggcaggttaggtggacagtataaagcgggaatcGAGACAATTTGAATTTAATGGCAATGTATGTAAATAAGCGTTTTCTATTCTTTATTTACGGACCTTCTGGCGGTAACGGGAGGGGCGGGGGCGCCTCAGATTTGCCCTGCCTGGAGCGCAAACATGTTGCTTAACATCTTTAAGCTTCttcaaaaacaaaaattccACGTTCAAAAAATGGTTTCGCCATCGTGCAACGAGAACACTTACCGCTTTTTCTGAGGACAACTCTAAGGCACGAGTTACGGTCCCTGCAGGCGTTGAATGCGACGAAGTGAGAGTTTTTCTTGCCTTAACAGGGGTAGGTTGTCTGGGAATGACACACGCGTCCAGAAGATCCAGCTCTGTGGCGGCATCCACAGACGGACGAGTTGAACTGGAAGCCTCCTCATTCTGCAGGTCGGAGTAGATGTCCACCTCGTCACCCATTGCTGCGGCATtaccagagcgtgctatgtgatgacaGTCTATTGTGTTCACCGTGTAATCACACAAGCAACGTTCCCCAGAatattccagcggaagatgaaaaaaaaaacgtcacgTCTTTTCCTGCTCTTCTAACCATCAGCCttctcgtctgctacggaatgtcgatatttcgtagcagacgacaaggccgatggtgtgtcgtctgctatgtgcacaCTAACATAACTTCTGCACcatgagcagtttttttttttcttccaccacATATTCTGTAGGAATGTCTTTTGTCTGAATACCTAGTCAGCCTACCATCGATCTTACTACTGCACGCGTGATAAATGGTGTGAGGTATGCTCCACTTTAATGTACCAGGTACTTGGTATTAAATGTGAAAAATCAAGCGCTACATCTGGGTGCAAAGCAGTTCCGAGGAGGCTGTGAGAGGCGGCAACAGACTGGAGGATTTCTAGGAGCTCCTAAGTTTGCAGCTGATAGAAGAATCTGGCATGAACATTTTCAGATTCACTTTTCAtcatctctctcttttttttctctctctctcttgcttcttttctcacttttttttcttctatattTTGGTACGAGCCTCTAAGTGTAGCACATTTAGGCAGCAGTATAAATTACCATGACACAGGAACAGATTCCATTTGACTCGTTATTGGTGAATTTTCCTGTCGAATGGTAGAGAGGGTTCCCCCTGTGCTGAAACCCAGCACGGGAACTCACACAGCTCGAACTAGTTCAGAAAGTGCAACCCAATCAAAGGCTATGTACCGTTTGTTTGAAAAACGTCGCTGTCCAGTAAAACTTCTGAGACGGATCACATCCAAACATCGTAGACGTAAAGAAGTTATATATTGattattattaataattaaATATATACACATACATAAAGATTTCCTATGCACGACCCTGGGCCTCTTCATTGTGCTTGTGGGGCAAAGAATGAAGCCACGACAACACAAGAAACACACCAACTAACATAATTGATGGTCATGTTGATGGAGCACGCGATGGAGGAACAGGGCctctcgaaaatgttcatattCCCATAACTATACCCACACGATTTTCAAGTTTTACACCTTGTTAATATCTCAGATCGCTGAGCTAATATGCTGCAGCAGTATTTTCTTACCGTTCGACTTTGGGCTGATGCACCAGCATATGATCTATAACGTGGTGGTGTATCCTTCGATTTCAACCCCCACGCGCATCATACCCTGATGCACATGCAACCCAATGGTTTACGGTCACTGAGATGGGACCATAAAGTGGGTGAAAAAAATTCCCGCCAGACGAACTACACGGACAGCGGTACcgcagaagaaagaaaaagtcgCAAACATAGGAGCTAAATATCGGAGCAAAGGTAGCTCAATAACTGTTATTTTTGTACACTATCTCAACTAAGACAAATCGTAGCTGTCAGCATGACAACATTTTGGTGATATCACTTTTTGTTGCGTGGCTGCTATGCATCGACAGCGTCGCCGGTGCCATGTTGACGAGATGAGCCGGTGAAATAGCTGAGTTTTCGCGATATGTTGTTCATAACACGTGTCTTGTGTAGATTAATACTAATACTCATACATCTTTGGATGCGCATAGTTGAGAAGTTGTTACTTGTCAAGCACAAGGTGATACACCGGCTGAGGCACTGGGCAGTCAGCGTCACGCCGTCGCATCGTGTGAAACTTGAACATTCAGCGACTTTTGATAGGCGCCTTGCTACGTTGAAAAAACTTCCAAAACATTTAGCCATCGTCATAGCCGAAAGTGTTGTCTCGTATCGAGATATTGCAAACCTTGTTGTGTGGTGTTTGTTCGTGAGGATACCTTACGTTACGGTGTACGATGTCGAAGGTAAGATGTCTCTGTTCTTAGACGTAATCACATAATGTTACGTCAGCTGTTACTTCTGCTTACGCGTCGACCCGTTTCAGCGTCTTGAAACTACGATTCCGACCATGTTCATTTAGGTCTCCGTTGTTCTGCCCTTTTTCCGTTCGTCTTTTATTTCTGTTGATTACCTTGTCAGCGAACGGTGATTctaatttttgtgtgttttatCTTTCTGACGACTCCAATTCGAGTGTAATTCATTCGGGGTAAGGGGTTAGTTCTGAGTGGAATTATTGGTTATTTATGCGGTTAAAACAAAATCGCGCGGAGTCCTTGAGAGCACAATTGCAAGGCCAGCTCAAAAAGAATGAATACATTCGTTAGTTGAGACAGCGAGGTACATTATTGCGCTATACGACTTCGCTGACCAGCTGCCACAGTAAACAAGGTTTATGCATTTAGGTTGACGGTAGCTTCATTACAAAGTTGACACTTTCAATTTAATTGTAGTAGTTGAAGAAGAGGCACCAGCAGTGAGGTACGAACCCAAGCTCTCTGATCAGATGTGTTGATACACAAGGATTGAACTGTGTCTTGtcaggcttgtgttgtgtttgtccttgaATGTGTAGTTGCCATATCGACTACAACGTTATCTCGCACTTTCATGATGTGTTGGATGTGGAATAATGCGAAGATCCATTTATAGTGTCCTCCCACAGTCCCAACGAACAGTCACTAACGCAATTGACACACTACAGAATCAGCGTATTTATAAATGGTATACTTATTTCAGGTGCCGTGAAAAAGAATTGGCCACAGTTGTACGAGGAAGTTCTTTGTAGCCAGAAGCGCAACTTCGGGTATTCTAATCCCGCAGAAGTTGTCCTTCACGTGCAGCAGAAGGGACTGCCCGAAAAGAATGGTAACTTAACATAATAGTCAAGCTTGGGGGCAATGTAGCAGACGTGTGAACACGTTGCTTAAAGGGGCACAGAACGGGTCGACGAACAtcctccaattattatgctcaATGAAACAACGTAgatcacgatatccaaatatgaaattcttttgcttctGGCGAGCAcctttaacacgaaacaatgcctTTCAAAGTGAATAATCCGTGCGAGTCTCTCCTTATCCCTGGAACCAGGTCACGCCACCATGTTCCCACGTATGgcaacaccgaattctaggtgctggaggtgggggagatttcgctctcctagccaatgactgACCCCACTGAGGCAAACTGCAGCTCGCTAAGGAACCGGTTGCGGGtacatcgcggtgacctcgcggagcaatacagcactgaaaacatagtgtGCGCGTCAAATAGAATATTGGGGGTTTTTGGtacggtttgaactggctatctcagatttgacaagtgggaatatgtttagagttgacctcacttctcgatattacaactAAATTAACGTATAAGTGTCCCGCTTttctaaatggctgatgatgcgcgacgtcaCAATGACGTGCCGCTATTGTCCCCAGGACATCTCAGGGCGGGACATGAGGGCGAAAGGGTGCAGCGAATATCCAgttggtttggagccattatttacttttttggggacaatatttttttttaaaacgttcaccgtcggcgACATATCACGACGCCTTTTAAAAAAGTGTGCCTCGtttacctgtttattgccccctTTAATGAAGTTGGACATCTGACAGGGCACAACGGATACAAGCGACGGGTCCACCTGCGGCTGAGCGGATCACAGGACGGACGACCGTTGCTCGTGGATGCCACACAGCGAATCTGTGGACTCGTCCAGGGAGGGGTTGTGGGCTGGGAAGATGTCACTCCAGAGCTTATTCGGACACATATTTCGGGTAATCGTCTTTCTCTTATTACCAACAAGTAGATTGTTAACATTGTTACAGACTTTTCAGTAAGCTCAGCTAACTTCCACATGTCACGCTTCTGCAAGCACCTTTTGGTGATGCACACCTGTTTGGTAAATTGGTCTCGAATATGTAATGCTTTACAAGAAGGGGTTCGTAGAATACAAATTTCTCAAAGTCGGCTTCTGAactgtgatttttttctttcaagtgGTTGTGCGTTCCGTAATTTACTACATCTTTGCTCCGTATTTGTGTCGACTTGAGTGGTACAATTTACGATTATTGTATATTTGTTTGACATTACAAATAGTTTGAGTCAACACGGTTTGAAATACATGGAGGGAGGCATACAAAATATAATTGGACATTCTTTTGTCACCATGATGAAATGCGTGTATCTCTGAAAATACGCAGATATCTTGCTAGAGGGCTCCGAGGACGTTTTTCTTGCGTGAAACGTTCTCTTTGAGCTTTTGTGCTAGCTCTCGATGCACCGTCGAGTGGTCCTAGCAGTGTCAGTGTTCTCCAACGTCAACTGTTCCTTGAAAGTCACACTGATCCATTGGATTATGTCTTTGTAAATCTGTAAAAGCATGATGTTCTCCCCTGCATTCGCAATCTGTAAGTTTTAATAAGAGTTACTTCTTCATGTTGCACAGAGTGGCCAGACCCAGACGTCCTCCTTCGGCTAGGAAATGTTCACAGCTTGCTCGGCTACCAGCCGTGGGAACTACGACTGACAGAAATCATGTATGTGTACCTTTCAGGGAAAAAAATTGCTCGATGATTAGAGCATAAAGtttttgggatttttttttaatatgggggtaaaaattgggtgaataaaatgtgctctaaattcgtgcCGTTTTGGGTGAAATAAAAGTTCCACTACattaaattcggggagaaatctggctcagttactcaaactaactgtggtggtttggtacaaacagtgatgtaactgcatttgctgccaaacaagtaagttagtgcattcctacagacatcccagtgagggcaatttgccggctAAAAATCAGtcttcaccctaaagaggcaaccttcaatttggggaagaatcgggtaaaaccctaaaaatttcaggctctatttatggTGTACTCAACGTGTGCTCATTTTTGTAACAAGAAAATTGAAGActgttgttgccaaagaaaGCAAGCCAGAATTAAGAGATATGTAGCATGTTCTTGCCTTATAAATATGTGACTAAGTACAAGATTatgactagagcctgaagttttagggtgaaacccaatttttacccggcaaattacCCTCACTGAGACGTTTGTAGTAATGCacacttgtttggcagcaaatgcagttacatcgcTGTTTGTactaccaaaccagtacagttactttgagcaactgagcctgatttctccccgaatttagcatactggcagtttttttttcacccgaattcgcacaaATTTAGAGCTTTAATTGGGGACTTTAATTTGATgtttgtgaggttgcctttaaaaagttaggactcttgagTAATGACTACGGCCCACAAACAAGAAGGGTGTTTTAAAGATGTCATttatgtctaaaatttcagcagtGCAACTTCCTCGGGTGAGAGCACAGAAACTAAAGCGTGTttatggcaaagctgaggcatcatgccaattcgtttgtttcacaaatggcctgtggtcgtctgaaacaattacagcctcatccgtataacatgctactgcctgacataaaattttgaaatgaaggtaaccactccagtactccactaagagtaggctcacctgaaaagcaggaagcactctgatGTAAAATGACAGAGTAGgtgctttaaacagaagaattgcatgtgtctcttgtgacagttaatgccagaaaagtTACACTAAAGCGTCAAGgccacaaaatggaaacttttagtgtgaAAGTcgcatattgtaaattttgcacaaatattcgatattcgcttcggtattcaGAATTTTTTCCCCAATTcaattcgatattcgattcgacttaaaatattcggattcgcacacctctacttATACATGCTCAGTACTTTGTCTGGTTTCTCTTCCTCATGTTCTTCTGGTAAGTTTGGCATTCTGCTAAATGTAGTGGAACACATTTTCACAGGCGGTTGCAAAGCCGTAGGATTGTAACGCATACACGTCTTACCATGCAGATCCCTGCCTACCCACAAGGATGTCACATTATCAGAATTCCTAGATGTCCTGTACACTTACAGCAACTGTGACCAACGCTTTGGGAAGTGACTCGAATGGCGCCTAGCCTCTACCGCACCTTCATTCTCATTACCAGTGATGTCCGCAATCTCATCAAAGAAAAATGCCATCATCgggttctttgttttttttcggtATTGTTTTTGGTGGGTAGTAAAACTTGAACTTGTTACAGAAAAACGGTGCCTGCTGTGGTATGCATACAAGGCTGGTCTCAacgcagttaaaaaaaaagcattgaCTGTAATAGTGAATGCAGCAAGAGTAATCTGTACTCTAAGTTATATTTAATATTTACTTAAATGTGCATAAAGCAGCTGAAAAACTGAGATTTCTATATAATAAATTTGATCATGTTTGCCAACGTGCAGCCATCATTTTTTGTGTGATCTGTTTCCGGCGTATAGGAAGGGCCTAGGTACTGTGGTAAACTGTGTCGGAATGGTCCTAAAAACAAGACTAAACACCTGCGGACTGCCGTAATTCGATGCAAGAGCACAGTTTGTATTGCTAATTATGTCTATGGAAATGTGCAGACTTGTAGACCATTGAAATAACTTGTGCTCCTAAGTTTATGTAATCCCTTGGCTATTTCTGGTGTACTCACTACCCTCATCCAGACATAGCAATGTCCCAACACTTTCTTGCAGCAATTTTCTTACATAATACTTATATGTAAACATTTTTAGATACGAAAAATCGTACCAATGGGGGTATCATACGCCATGTATCTCAAATACACGAAGCCGGAAGTGTTGCAGGCAGGATAGCTTTACCCACTCGACTTTGTAAACATTGTCGCACATTAACAGTGAGACACCTGTACTAAGTAGAGTCAACAGAGTCAGTCAACGTGTGCTAAGTCAATCAGTCAACTAAGTACAGACGATCCTTGTTATGGGCTAAGGTCCAAACTTGGAACCTGTGCTGCGGAGTATTCTGCTTAATACATCTAACATGCATGTTATCATGCATGACCATATTCTCATTTGTGCATGCGCTACGTTCACTGCAGAAGTGTCACGACAAATATCTGCCACGTTTTCTGAATTTCTGTCATCTACCCCTCCACTCAATAATGTGCGGCTGGCTTCCAGATTGTTTAGAACCCTGCAAAATCAGTTTTCTTTTATGTGTACTAACGTCTGGTGGGTACACTAGATGCTGCAAGGTCAAGCCAAGTCCGCATTCTACATGTGTCCTGCAAAAGCACTAACAGCCCAGTTTTCCTGCAGCGGCAAACCCTGAATTCTGTTTGGGTGCTCGTAGCATAGGAATGCCAGAACTATGCAAACAACAAAACACTGTTGTGTCCTGACTTATGATTGTACTTTGTGCTGTCGCCAGAACGCAAATGTCGCTTATCACTGACCATCAGCTGGTATCTACTGAATGACCTCTCAGCTCGTCCAGGGTTCATGGGAACTGGCAGGTGCTTGAGTGCCATGGACGCTACAGGAGGAGCAAGTGTTCACGTTCCATTCCAGAAGCTGATCATGTCAAAGACTCGAGGTAGTGTGTTGGTTTTGCCTGTTAGAGGGCAGGGAAGAGAGGCTATGTCCACCTAGTGCCCTTGAGTTCCTTTGCTGCTTCTATTTTTTAGCTGTCATTGTTTTCTAGAAGGTCCTGTGCTGCCCGGCAGGTTCCTCCTTATTTTGCCTCCACACGAGCAGCTGATTCATCTTGCTGGCCTTCTTGCTTCATGAGGCCGATGTGACATTCCTTGTTGATGCTCTGCTGCCTTCAGTAGGCTGGGCttcattttttgcaaaaacAGCAGTTGAGCGAATAGAGTACTTCAACCGTGCGCATGGCTCATCCATCATGGGATCTGGGCTGTATGCTCAGTACCCTTTTGAGAAGGTGAAACCAACGTTCTGCGTTACTTCGCGGTAAGTCGTGCAGTATAATTTAGCGGCCGTATCGCAAAGCACGCAGAGCCATtcatagggagagtttggccattctctgatcttttgccgcctcatgggtggagcctattttgacgtcagagtcgtcgttgcgccgcccaaaaagcccgAACCCAAGCAGAATCTGCTTGTCAGCCATCTGGATGGCGCCATTTTGCTGGTCGGCAGCTAGCTTTGTTGTCGCagtgaatgtaatctacaggaataaccggcttatgacccacagccgcctgtcTTAAGGGGGGCTTTGCTGGCAAACTGAAATATGTCAAAGAGGAAGGGCTTTTGAAGGACGATGTATGCACTCCTTTCACCGCAAACAACGATCAGTATCAATATGGCATCGGtgaccggctgacaacgggacaacaataggaAGCTTTCACCTAAGTCACATTGGCCACAGTGACATGGCATGCTCGGAGGCTCtgatggtcacttttcgtgctagcggcattgcaagatgacaaactgcgctatttttcGATGCGACAACCAGTGGtgtcggaactatttttccactgGGGGAGTGGAAAAAAAtgctaccatcatcatcatcatcatttattttccttgagggctcGTGCAGGCAATACAGGGGTGGTACACAAATTGAAAACGTGCTCCAGGCAAATTGCGACATGTGCATACTTGTACAGCAGACCTAAACTAGCATTGCAGAAGTAATGTGTATGAATATGTCAGTCAGGAGATAATGTTAATGTAATTACAAACATAATTTACATATCTGGGGGAGCCGTGCTACCTCATCTGTAAATGAGGGGGAGCCGTCACTCCCCCTCCCAGTcaaccactaatatccctaggatatccctacaaggtcgtgaacgtcctgaatatctggacatccatgcgatatctgtGGGATATCTCAAAACAGCATTCGAGTTTGTTTTACTTAGTAAATAACTGATGTCCGAAGGACGTCTGTAGGAAATCGCACTTTGGATGTTTGAAAAGCCTGCATCCCCGAGTAATCCATGCAAGATCTAGTATATACCAGATTTTGAACACTAATTTGACCATTGAACATCAGTGGGGTGTCGCCAGGACATCGCCtggagatatacggataaatATGTGATGTTTCACATATTATTTGTACAGCAACTTTTTTCTTGCgctgagagcaagcaaaaacttccgTGAACCTTAACTAGATATATGGAAACAAGTAAAACCGTTATATATCtctatcgttcgcgtgctgctggCCATGCAACGTATTTAGctgcatagctgggcgaactcactcacagtggcgtagccagacctccaaggtagggggggctctaTACGAAAATCCGCCcgactacccccccccccgctctgATCCTGGGTgtgattagagtcactaaataagctacgcttcaagcgtagcttatttagtgactctaggtgcgacaacacacaatacttgtgcacactgcagcATGcagttgacaaaaaaaaaaaatgatcgaaaataattgatttggacattcacaatacgattacactgtgatgtccaatgagctggtgtcacgagattggaaggatgttgaaaagctcatactttggaaaccattcaagtgtgccgcttagatagacgccatgaactgtaagaactttcgcgatcgtcacactgctccccccccccccccccatatattattttctcgtcgaatttgcacgatttgcgtgggtcggtcagtggcaggtagggggggctcgggccccccctagcccccccgtggctacgccactgctcacTCATGAGAGCCCTCACGAGtgcccctcacctcacgcctttgaggtgagggtgagtgagggcaagcccgcgatcaggccatccgtgagtgcactcatgaggttcttaccctcatgaggtctcctgtgagtgcactcatgaggttttgcccctcatgagacctcctgtgagtgcactcatgaggtctgaggggcgcgaggtctgtgtgagtgaagtcactggtgaggcctgaggagtgtgaggtcagtatgagtgcattcagaaatgaggttaaatgacgcttacgagacgtgggcaaattatgaaggcactagtgatatggttccagcgatccagctaccgacagagtgcactttaaagggctggtgttcccgtttttagcaatttcgtctacgtcgcgctggcaacacagcaaagcgtcctgagctgacggattagttggtgatatagttccatcgacccacctacacgcagtgtgcactttaaagggctggtgagcccgtttttagcagtttcgtatctGTCACGCtgagaacagagcaaagcgtcttggctgactgattacttggtgacatggttccagccacccaactaccggcagggtgcactttaaagggctggtgtgcccgtttttagcaatttcgtctacgtcgcgctgggaacacacccacgtgttctgagttgactgattacttggtgatatggttccagcgacccaactacaggcacgtttttagcaatttcgtctacgtcgcgcttggaacacaacaaagcctcctgagctgactgattacttcatgatatggttccagcgacccacctaccggcagggtgcactttaaagggctggtgtgtccgtttttagcaattttgtctACGTCGCTCTAGGAACACAGccacgcgtcctgagctgactaattacttggtgatatggttccagcgactcgactacaggcagggtgcactttaaagggctggtgtgcacgtttttaccaatttcgtctatgtcgcgctaggaacacagcaaagcctcctgagctgattgattacttggtgatatggttccatcgacccacctacacgcagtgtgcactttaaagggctggtgtgcccgcttttagcagtttcgtatatgtcgcgctgggaaagagcaaagcgtcttggctgactgattacttggtggcatggttccagcgatccaactacctgcagggtgcactttaaagggctgatgtacacgtttttagcaatttcgtctacgtcgcgctgggaacacagccaagtgtactgggctttgttgtgttcccagcgcgacatagacgaaattgaaccggcgcacctgccctttaaagcgcacgctctcggtagttgggtcgctggaaccatatcacgaagtaatcagtcagctcaggaggctttgctgtgttcccagcgcgacgtagacgaaattgctcaaaacgggcacaccagccctttaaagtgcaccctgccggtagttcggtcactggaaccatatcgccaagtaatcagtcagctcaggacgctttgctctgttctcagcgcgacatagatgaaattggtaaaaacgtgcacaccagccctttaaaatgcactctgcctgtagttgggtcgctggaaccatatcgccaagtaatcagtcagctcaggacgctttgctgtgttcccagcgcgacgtagacgaaattgctaaatacgtgcacaccagccctaaGTGTACACAGCCAGTTGTTGTGTCGTTGGAACCACatcatgcgtcatttgacctcatttctgaatggcctcatactgacctcacatacctcaggcctcaccagtgacttcactcagagacctggcgcccctcagacctcatgagtgcactcacaggaggtctcatgagggacacaacctcatgagtgcactcacaggagacattatgagggtaagaccctcagggcttgcgtttgtgagtgccgtgagggtgagggcgagtgatggtgagggtgagggcgattgagggcatgtgatcgtgagggcggtgagggcgagtgaaggcatgtgcccgtgagggccgtgagggtgagggcgagtgaggtttcactaAAATGTCCACCTATGTTTAGCTGTGCGCGATACTAGCCGAGCAACAGAAATCGACcacttttacagctccactcagcagttCCTCACATTATAGAAAATagcctgagttaaaaacacaatattaGCTAGGAAGGAATGTCAGAAACTTTATTCGTTATACCTTGAATCTGCACATACCCGAATTAACTGTAAAGACGCACCCCCTCACCGAAATGTGTTACGCCACAATACTCTTATAATGAACGTGCCCCTAcaacttgtatttcagtatatgctccagcCATTTCGGCAACAGACGCTATTGTggatgctctggtctccctccgcgtacgcggtgTGACGGAGGGGGGCGCACATTGGGGGACTGCTCTTATTTTTAGGGTGAGAGCACCTTTAAACACGTTTACGTTCATACTATTCACATACTAAGTATGTAGGCTAATTTCCCTTAATAAAACCGTGGCGTCGTCACTTCTGATGCATCAAGTAAAATATATTTTG
This portion of the Ornithodoros turicata isolate Travis chromosome 3, ASM3712646v1, whole genome shotgun sequence genome encodes:
- the LOC135389969 gene encoding dehydrodolichyl diphosphate synthase complex subunit nus1-like — translated: MLFITRVLCRLILILIHLWMRIVEKLLLVKHKVIHRLRHWAVSVTPSHRVKLEHSATFDRRLATLKKLPKHLAIVIAESVVSYRDIANLVVWCLFVRIPYVTVYDVEGAVKKNWPQLYEEVLCSQKRNFGYSNPAEVVLHVQQKGLPEKNGHNGYKRRVHLRLSGSQDGRPLLVDATQRICGLVQGGVVGWEDVTPELIRTHISEWPDPDVLLRLGNVHSLLGYQPWELRLTEIISLPTHKDVTLSEFLDVLYTYSNCDQRFGK